The following proteins come from a genomic window of Denitromonas sp.:
- a CDS encoding alpha-E domain-containing protein, with amino-acid sequence MLSRVAENLYWMARYLERAEDTARLVRVSRHLMLDFPGTATLGWSSLISISGADKIYDQYYTDRDAASVLTFLCADRRYAGSILGALAAARENLRTTREVMPREVWEEVNRLFLECSEVFSGAIDLRRLDDFLRIVIRGTQALTGMLDGSLSDTPARTFCAVGGYLERADMISRILDVRSANLLPRTPGDLTPFENLQWMSVLKSLSAYQMYRQQVRLRVRGPDVVRFILLDPLFPRALYRCLSNLHRKLYTLPRSALPCQRVTELQGMLATEDIAHLAESPDRLHAFIDELQLGFIRVHEAIQSTWFAGVDSPAPVLAD; translated from the coding sequence ATGCTGTCACGCGTTGCCGAAAACCTCTACTGGATGGCGCGCTACCTCGAGCGCGCCGAAGACACCGCGCGCCTGGTGCGGGTCAGCCGTCACCTGATGCTCGACTTCCCGGGCACCGCCACGCTGGGCTGGTCCTCGCTGATCTCGATCAGCGGCGCCGACAAGATCTACGACCAGTACTACACCGACCGCGATGCGGCCAGCGTGCTCACCTTCCTGTGTGCCGACCGCCGCTACGCCGGCTCCATCCTCGGCGCCCTGGCCGCCGCGCGCGAGAACCTGCGCACCACGCGCGAGGTCATGCCGCGCGAGGTGTGGGAAGAAGTGAACCGGCTGTTCCTCGAATGCAGCGAGGTATTCAGCGGCGCCATCGACCTGCGCCGCCTCGATGATTTCCTGCGCATCGTCATCCGCGGCACGCAGGCGCTCACCGGCATGCTCGACGGCAGCCTCAGCGATACGCCGGCGCGCACGTTCTGCGCGGTGGGGGGCTATCTGGAGCGCGCCGACATGATCTCGCGCATCCTCGATGTGCGCTCGGCCAACCTGCTGCCGCGCACCCCGGGCGACCTGACGCCTTTCGAGAACCTGCAGTGGATGAGCGTGCTCAAGTCGCTGTCGGCCTACCAGATGTACCGCCAGCAGGTGCGCCTGCGCGTGCGCGGCCCCGACGTGGTGCGCTTCATCCTGCTCGACCCGCTGTTCCCGCGGGCCCTGTACCGCTGCCTGAGCAACCTGCACCGCAAGCTGTACACCCTGCCGCGCAGCGCCCTGCCCTGCCAGCGCGTCACCGAGTTGCAAGGCATGCTGGCCACCGAGGACATCGCCCACCTGGCCGAATCCCCCGACCGCCTGCACGCCTTCATCGACGAACTGCAACTGGGCTTCATCCGGGTGCACGAAGCCATCCAGTCCACCTGGTTCGCCGGGGTGGACAGCCCGGCGCCGGTCCTGGCCGACTGA
- a CDS encoding DsbE family thiol:disulfide interchange protein: MKAKFLVPLFLFLLLVGFLGFGLSLNPREVPSPLIDKPAPDFTLARLDNPEQTLGLADMRGQVWLLNVWASWCVACRQEHPVLVALSKRKEVPIVGLNYKEVRGDGAIDMRKVAEQNELPMAIDRARDWLQSHGDPYEVSILDINGRVGIDFGVYGVPETFLIDKKGVIRYKHIGPITPDALRDTILPKVAALKAES, encoded by the coding sequence ATGAAAGCCAAGTTTCTCGTACCGCTGTTCCTGTTCCTGCTGCTGGTCGGCTTCCTCGGCTTCGGCCTCAGCCTCAATCCGCGCGAAGTGCCTTCGCCGCTGATCGACAAGCCCGCGCCGGACTTCACCCTGGCGCGGCTCGACAACCCCGAGCAGACCCTCGGCCTGGCCGACATGCGCGGCCAGGTGTGGCTGCTCAACGTATGGGCCTCGTGGTGCGTGGCCTGCCGCCAGGAGCACCCGGTGCTGGTGGCCTTGTCCAAGCGCAAGGAAGTGCCCATCGTCGGGCTCAACTACAAGGAAGTGCGCGGCGACGGCGCCATCGACATGCGCAAGGTGGCCGAGCAGAACGAGTTGCCGATGGCCATCGATCGCGCCCGCGACTGGCTGCAGAGCCATGGCGATCCCTACGAGGTGAGCATCCTCGACATCAACGGCCGCGTCGGCATCGACTTCGGTGTGTACGGCGTGCCGGAGACCTTCCTCATCGACAAGAAAGGCGTGATTCGCTACAAGCACATCGGGCCGATCACGCCCGACGCGCTGCGCGACACCATCCTGCCCAAAGTGGCCGCCCTCAAGGCGGAATCCTGA
- the ccmI gene encoding c-type cytochrome biogenesis protein CcmI: protein MSSFIVFAGLLVVGALLMVVVPLFRKVSSAQSNDDANALQARTALSVLREQLAELDADVAAGDMSQADYQRTREELERRALDEGETRSGTLSAKPARAWGIATALLLPVLAAVIYVEIGTPEGLDPTQAGGGDTHEVTQAQVEEMVATLAERLKQDPENAEGWFMLARSYNAMGRFTEAAAAYGELAKRMPDESQVYADWADALAAANNRSLAGEPARLIEKALSLDPDNIKALALSGSAAFQASDFAKAAAQWERMLTQLPADSELAASIRQGIAEARQQAGMAPMTEAPAPASAAAGTGITLSGTVALAPAMADKASPTDVVFIYVRPEGGGMPFAIVRKTVADLPVSFDFAGVPSMAGERPIPAKVEIGARISKSGNAGARPGDLDSLVLAVPPDAAGVNLLIETEIAQ, encoded by the coding sequence ATGAGTAGCTTCATCGTATTTGCCGGGCTGCTCGTGGTGGGCGCCCTGTTGATGGTTGTGGTGCCGCTGTTCCGCAAGGTCTCGAGCGCGCAGTCAAACGACGACGCCAACGCCCTGCAGGCCAGGACGGCGCTGTCGGTACTGCGCGAGCAGCTGGCCGAGCTGGACGCCGATGTGGCCGCCGGCGACATGTCGCAGGCCGACTACCAGCGCACCCGCGAAGAGCTCGAGCGCCGGGCGCTTGATGAGGGCGAAACCCGGTCAGGCACCCTGAGCGCCAAGCCGGCGCGTGCCTGGGGCATTGCCACGGCGCTGCTGCTGCCGGTGCTCGCTGCGGTCATCTATGTCGAGATCGGTACACCGGAAGGGCTCGACCCCACCCAGGCGGGCGGTGGCGATACCCATGAAGTCACCCAGGCGCAGGTCGAAGAGATGGTGGCGACCCTGGCCGAGCGCCTCAAGCAGGACCCGGAGAACGCCGAGGGCTGGTTCATGCTGGCCCGTTCCTACAACGCCATGGGGCGCTTTACCGAGGCTGCGGCGGCCTACGGTGAGCTGGCCAAGCGCATGCCGGACGAGTCGCAGGTCTATGCCGACTGGGCCGATGCACTGGCCGCGGCCAACAACCGGTCGCTGGCCGGCGAGCCGGCGCGCCTGATTGAAAAGGCGCTGTCGCTCGACCCGGACAACATCAAGGCGCTGGCCCTGTCGGGCAGCGCGGCCTTCCAGGCGTCGGACTTCGCCAAGGCCGCGGCGCAGTGGGAGCGCATGCTCACCCAGCTGCCGGCGGACAGCGAACTGGCCGCCTCGATTCGCCAGGGCATTGCCGAGGCGAGGCAGCAGGCCGGCATGGCCCCGATGACCGAGGCGCCGGCACCGGCGAGCGCGGCGGCCGGCACCGGCATCACGCTGAGCGGGACGGTGGCCCTGGCCCCGGCCATGGCCGACAAGGCCAGCCCGACGGACGTGGTGTTCATCTATGTGCGGCCGGAAGGCGGCGGCATGCCCTTCGCCATCGTGCGCAAGACGGTGGCCGATCTGCCGGTGAGCTTCGATTTCGCCGGGGTGCCATCGATGGCAGGGGAGCGTCCGATTCCGGCCAAGGTGGAAATCGGTGCGCGCATCTCGAAAAGCGGCAACGCCGGGGCCCGGCCGGGCGATCTGGACAGCCTGGTGCTGGCCGTGCCGCCGGATGCGGCGGGGGTCAATCTGCTGATCGAGACAGAAATCGCGCAGTAA
- a CDS encoding cytochrome c-type biogenesis protein, whose translation MRRFLLACGLMLLALTGHAQTAAPVAADPVLEERVMALSHKLRCLVCQNQSIAESDADLAVDLRGQVREQLSAGKSEDEIADYMVARYGDFVLYEPPMRASTLLLWLGPIVLAVVGIGVLMVRLARRNKESAPALDDAQRARARALLEEDDNNGTQA comes from the coding sequence ATGCGACGTTTCCTCCTGGCCTGCGGGCTGATGCTGCTCGCCCTCACCGGGCACGCCCAGACGGCGGCACCGGTGGCGGCCGACCCGGTACTCGAAGAGCGGGTGATGGCCCTGTCCCACAAGTTGCGCTGCCTGGTGTGCCAGAACCAGTCGATCGCCGAGTCCGACGCCGACCTGGCGGTGGACCTGCGCGGCCAGGTGCGGGAGCAGCTCAGCGCCGGCAAGAGCGAAGACGAAATTGCCGACTACATGGTGGCCCGCTATGGCGACTTCGTGCTCTACGAGCCGCCCATGCGGGCCAGCACCCTGCTGCTGTGGCTCGGCCCGATCGTGCTGGCGGTGGTGGGCATCGGCGTGCTGATGGTGCGCCTGGCGCGACGCAACAAGGAAAGCGCACCCGCGCTGGACGACGCACAACGGGCACGGGCGCGTGCCCTGCTTGAAGAAGACGACAACAACGGAACACAGGCATGA